In the Leishmania mexicana MHOM/GT/2001/U1103 complete genome, chromosome 31 genome, one interval contains:
- a CDS encoding putative zinc finger protein 2 gives MQMNSYAGGYNTHNRSYAAMVPPPMPMPPGWEMAYTPNGEIYYIDHNTRTTHWQLPAEYTMQQPICSYRGPQRQRRGIDRSKAKTKMCMNIENGGTCSYGANCAFAHSSEELSTHPHFNPAPDVGYSAK, from the coding sequence ATGCAGATGAACTCCTACGCGGGTGGCTACAACACCCACAACCGAAGCTACGCGGCAATGGTcccgccgccgatgccgaTGCCTCCTGGCTGGGAGATGGCGTACACTCCCAACGGCGAGATCTATTACATTGACCACAATACCCGTACTACGCACTGGCAACTGCCGGCGGAGTATACCATGCAGCAGCCCATCTGCAGCTATCGTggcccgcagcgccagcgccgcggtaTCGACCGTAGCAAGGCCAAGACGAAGATGTGCATGAACATTGAGAACGGCGGCACGTGCTCTTACGGGGCCAACTGCGCGTTTGCCCACTCCTCGGAGGAGCTGTCAACGCACCCTCACTTCAACCCCGCTCCGGACGTGGGCTACAGCGCGAAGTAG
- a CDS encoding putative protein kinase produces MGGGLSKSQINVHYQGATDVDSTYIVTKTDSNNNVGSAASATKPMPVVNAQWERSTTEPSRDGVAVSPAAAAAAPRKEDARGLGTAPARAGNGPDGFGGNRCTNSATSAADDNGSPIPIRQGGSHVGYICLSDIIGDKDSRSKYIKMSSIGRGAYGEAYVVKRNPAYDATARPMVEAQIESNALANPTQPNGLYVAKVMDLRAMMSQDRQYAQTEIMCLAHTHHFAIIRYYEHYVLDSDDETVVIVTELADRGDLRRNLYNASAVRPFLEAGSQATTGGTAGTTDSQMLLTEREAGAYFVQLLLALHHISARRMIHRDIKSANVLLTSRGFLKLGDFGFSQKYESTVSSETIAGTFLGTPYYLSPEMWKGKRYGKKADIWAAGVVLYEMLMGGRRPFEASSLPELRMCVLEQEFVPPTGPPTSGTADANSKGGAQPKFSNDMRELLVAIFQKAPEKRPSAEELLHRPVMQHYLCVFERYIHSLISYDAAALAANPTMDRQGLYFADPADQALVLQGIAEGKEAIQQVAKRTVTENASMRYEGVVYKDNHNGVWKERYLLLDGTTLTISLSKGKEAVGGGERSKRVLLSSIKSVSPCEVEDAHVRVGNAASPTDGYKPPYAFAIAMQSTNSITFGVASAEELDRWMQALMRVLQID; encoded by the coding sequence ATGGGCGGCGGGTTGTCCAAAAGTCAAATCAATGTCCACTACCAAGGTGCGACAGATGTGGATAGTACTTACATTGTCACTAAAACGGACTCCAACAACAACGTCGGAAGTGCCGCCTCAGCGACGAAGCCGATGCCTGTGGTGAACGCGCAGTGGGAACGAAGCACCACTGAACCCAGTAGAGATGGCGTTGCCGTATcgcccgcagcagcggcggcagcaccacgcaAAGAGGATGCGAGGGGGCTCGGCACCGCCCCCGCGAGAGCCGGAAATGGGCCCGACGGCTTTGGGGGCAACCGCTGCACGAACTCCGCTACCTCGGCGGCGGACGACAATGGCTCGCCCATTCCCATCCGACAGGGCGGGAGCCATGTCGGGTACATCTGTCTGAGCGACATTATCGGGGACAAAGATAGCCGCAGCAAGTATATCAAGATGAGCTCCATCGGCAGAGGCGCCTACGGAGAGGCGTACGTGGTGAAGCGCAACCCGGCCTACGACGCGACTGCACGGCCCATGGTGGAGGCGCAGATTGAAAGCAATGCGCTGGCGAACCCGACACAGCCAAATGGGTTGTATGTGGCGAAGGTTATGGACCTGCGCGCTATGATGTCGCAAGACCGACAGTACGCACAGACCGAAATTATGTGcctggcgcacacgcaccactTCGCCATCATCCGCTATTACGAGCACTACGTGCTCGACAGCGATGACGAGACTGTGGTGATCGTGACAGAGCTTGCGGATCGCGGTGACCTGCGCCGCAACTTGTACAACGCCTCCGCGGTGCGTCCATTTCTTGAGGCGGGCAGCCAAGCCACAACAGGTGGCACTGCTGGCACCACGGATTCTCAGATGCTGTTGACGGAGCGAGAGGCAGGTGCATACtttgtgcagctgctcttgGCCTTGCATCACATCTCTGCGCGTCGAATGATCCACCGTGACATCAAGAGTGCAAACGTGTTGCTTACCTCTCGCGGCTTCCTCAAGCTGGGCGATTTCGGCTTCTCCCAGAAGTACGAGAGCACTGTCAGTAGTGAGACAATTGCCGGCACATTTCTCGGCACCCCGTACTACCTCTCGCCAGAGATGTGGAAAGGGAAGCGCTACGGCAAGAAGGCGGACATCTGGGCGGCCGGGGTTGTGCTTTACGAGATGCTAATGGGTGGGCGCCGTCCCTTCGAGGCTTCCAGCTTGCCGGagctgcgcatgtgcgtgctgGAGCAGGAGTTTGTTCCACCCACAGGGCCACCGACATCAGGGACGGCCGACGCGAACAGCAAGGGGGGCGCGCAGCCAAAGTTTTCCAACGACATGCGCGAGTTACTCGTCGCCATTTTTCAGAAGGCGCCTGAGAAGCGTCCAAGCGctgaggagctgctgcacaggcCTGTCATGCAGCACTACCTCTGTGTCTTTGAAAGGTATATCCATTCTCTTATCAGCTACGATGCGGCGGCACTTGCGGCGAACCCGACGATGGACCGACAGGGACTCTACTTTGCCGACCCGGCGGATCAGGCACTTGTGCTGCAGGGCATTgcggaggggaaggaggccATTCAACAAGTGGCTAAGCGCACGGTCACCGAGAATGCCTCGATGCGATACGAGGGCGTGGTGTACAAGGATAACCACAACGGTGTCTGGAAGGAGCGGTATCTACTGCTCGATGGCACCACGCTCACAATTTCCTTGTCCAAGGGCAAGGAGGccgttggcggcggtgagcgCAGCAAACGAGTGCTGCTTTCCTCCATCAAGTCGGTGAGCCCGTGTGAGGTGGAggatgcgcacgtgcgtgtggggaACGCTGCGTCTCCTACCGATGGATACAAGCCACCCTACGCCTTTGCGATTGCGATGCAGAGCACCAACTCCATCACCTTTGGCGTTGCTAGTGCTGAGGAGCTGGACCGCTGGATGCAGGCGCTCATGCGTGTCCTGCAGATCGATTAG